One window of Deltaproteobacteria bacterium genomic DNA carries:
- a CDS encoding flavin reductase family protein — translation MDPQTAEAFRHIPYGIYVLATKRHEQTWAMIASWVSQVSYSPPLLLVALRHNRPAIPVIQESGFFPLALLKRVQKQFVPLFKHPIAQPMIEEFFIDNKKEGAPYLKDALASWVCSVWSSFPVGDHVLFIGEVQSALSNRRGEPLTTAAYGKTYIGQS, via the coding sequence ATGGACCCCCAAACCGCCGAAGCATTCCGCCACATTCCCTACGGCATTTACGTCTTGGCAACAAAGCGACATGAACAGACATGGGCCATGATCGCTTCTTGGGTCTCCCAGGTCTCCTATTCCCCCCCTTTGCTGCTGGTTGCCCTCCGCCACAACCGGCCGGCGATACCGGTTATCCAGGAGAGTGGTTTTTTTCCCCTTGCCTTATTAAAAAGGGTACAAAAACAATTCGTGCCTTTATTCAAACACCCAATTGCTCAGCCCATGATCGAGGAGTTTTTTATCGATAATAAAAAGGAAGGAGCTCCTTATTTAAAAGACGCCCTGGCTTCATGGGTCTGTAGCGTTTGGTCATCTTTTCCGGTCGGTGACCATGTCCTTTTTATCGGAGAAGTACAATCGGCTTTATCTAATCGGAGAGGGGAACCCTTGACAACAGCGGCATATGGAAAAACCTACATCGGACAGAGCTAA
- the nth gene encoding endonuclease III yields the protein MKPKLTALKVLDILKKEYPDARVTLNFQDPLQLLLATILAAQCTDERVNLVTKDLFRKYHNAADFARADLKTLEEEIRPTGFYHNKAKNMTRCCQMIIQKFQGRVPRTLEELTALPGVGRKTANIILGNAYGQQAVAVDTHVKRVTHRLGWAQSNDPDKIEFELMAVIPQNRWTMACHQLVFHGRKICIARKPKCSACPVATLCPQVGVIPRE from the coding sequence TTGAAGCCAAAGCTGACAGCGTTAAAAGTCCTCGACATCTTGAAAAAAGAGTATCCGGACGCCCGAGTTACCCTCAATTTCCAGGATCCTCTACAATTGCTCCTGGCCACCATTTTAGCCGCTCAATGTACGGATGAACGGGTGAATCTGGTTACCAAGGATCTTTTCAGAAAATACCATAACGCCGCAGATTTCGCCCGGGCCGACCTTAAAACCCTCGAAGAAGAAATCCGCCCTACAGGTTTTTACCATAATAAGGCCAAAAATATGACCCGCTGCTGCCAGATGATCATCCAAAAGTTCCAAGGGCGGGTTCCCCGCACGCTGGAAGAACTCACTGCTCTTCCTGGAGTAGGCCGGAAAACGGCCAATATCATCCTGGGCAACGCCTATGGTCAACAGGCCGTTGCCGTAGACACCCACGTGAAACGAGTCACCCACCGTCTGGGCTGGGCTCAATCGAATGATCCGGATAAAATCGAATTCGAGTTGATGGCAGTAATCCCTCAAAACCGCTGGACCATGGCTTGCCATCAGCTCGTCTTCCATGGGCGGAAAATTTGCATCGCCCGCAAACCCAAATGCAGCGCTTGCCCCGTAGCCACGCTATGTCCGCAGGTCGGGGTTATCCCAAGGGAATGA